A part of Agromyces protaetiae genomic DNA contains:
- a CDS encoding ubiquinol-cytochrome c reductase iron-sulfur subunit: protein MAQDDTSGADLIAADSSHAAPTASPGTAVIQTDTFENPGFPPHRPRVTDEDPKREKRAQRTVYTLFYLSVLGSVWAIAAYMLFPIESNNVGDVRLNNMFIGLGATLALLGLGFGIVHWGKAVMKDVELVDERHPIGGSPETQAAAAKVFADANEESGFTRRSVIRNSLIGALVAFPLPAVVLFRGFAPQDQNPVELLSHTMWKKGTRLALDPSGVPIKASDVTIGSAFHVIPEGLQDLEHGRLEEKAKAAVLLMRLNPDELNPSAGREGWAYDGIVAYSKICTHVGCPVALYEQHTHHLLCPCHQSQFDITHEAAVIFGPAARPLPQLPIAIDDEGYLVAQSDFHEPVGPSFWERH from the coding sequence ATGGCCCAGGACGACACCAGCGGCGCGGACCTCATCGCCGCCGACTCGTCGCACGCCGCGCCGACCGCTTCGCCCGGTACCGCGGTCATTCAGACGGACACGTTCGAGAACCCCGGGTTCCCGCCGCACCGCCCCCGCGTGACCGATGAAGATCCGAAGCGCGAGAAGCGCGCCCAGCGCACCGTCTACACGCTCTTCTACCTCTCGGTGCTCGGCAGCGTCTGGGCGATCGCCGCCTACATGCTGTTCCCGATCGAGTCGAACAACGTCGGCGATGTGCGCCTGAACAACATGTTCATCGGCCTGGGCGCGACCCTCGCGCTGCTCGGCCTCGGCTTCGGGATCGTGCACTGGGGCAAGGCCGTCATGAAGGACGTGGAGCTCGTCGACGAGCGCCACCCCATCGGCGGCTCCCCCGAGACGCAGGCCGCTGCGGCGAAGGTGTTCGCCGACGCGAACGAGGAATCGGGCTTCACCCGCCGGTCGGTCATCCGGAACAGCCTCATCGGTGCGCTCGTCGCGTTCCCGCTGCCGGCCGTCGTCCTCTTCCGCGGCTTCGCCCCGCAAGACCAGAACCCCGTCGAGCTCCTCAGCCACACGATGTGGAAGAAGGGCACCCGCCTCGCGCTCGACCCGTCGGGAGTGCCGATCAAGGCCTCCGACGTCACTATCGGCAGCGCGTTCCACGTCATTCCCGAGGGTCTGCAAGACCTCGAACACGGCAGGCTTGAAGAGAAGGCCAAGGCGGCCGTGCTCCTCATGCGCCTCAACCCCGATGAGCTCAACCCGAGCGCCGGCCGCGAGGGCTGGGCATACGACGGCATCGTCGCGTACTCCAAGATCTGCACCCACGTCGGCTGCCCCGTGGCCCTCTACGAGCAGCACACGCACCACCTGCTCTGCCCGTGCCACCAGTCGCAGTTCGACATCACGCACGAGGCCGCAGTGATCTTCGGCCCGGCCGCGCGTCCGCTGCCCCAGCTTCCCATCGCCATCGACGACGAGGGCTACCTCGTCGCCCAGAGCGACTTCCATGAACCCGTCGGCCCGAGCTTCTGGGAGCGTCATTGA
- the ctaD gene encoding cytochrome c oxidase subunit I, which produces MSTVASQAFGASKVERKGNIIVKWITSTDHKIIGYLYLITSFIYFCIGGVMALVIRAQLFEPGLEIVQTREQYNQLFTMHGTIMLLMFATPLFAGFANVLMPLQIGAPDVAFPRLNAFAYWLFNFGSLMAVAGFFTPQGAASFGWFAYQPLASTTFSPGVGGNLWMLGLGLSGFGTILGAVNFITTIITMRAPGMTMFRMPIFTWNTLVTSILVLMAFPVLAAAILAAGADRVFGAHVYDPANGGVLLWQHLFWFFGHPEVYIIALPFFGIVSEIFPVFSRKPIFGYKTLIYATIAIAALSVTVWAHHMYVTGSVLLPFFAFMTMLIAVPTGVKIFNWIGTMWRGSITFETPIIWAIGFLITFTFGGLTGVILASPPLDFHVSDTYFVVAHFHYVVFGTVVFAMFAGFYFWWPKWTGKLLNETLGKWHFWLLFIGFHTTFLIQHWLGVVAMPRRYYSYLPEDNITWMNQVSTIGAGILAVSLIPFFLNVYITARRAPKVTVNDPWGYGRSLEWATSCPPPRHNFTSIPRIRSEAPAFDLNHPEAGIPVGVGPLKDAPDAPVYDAATKETK; this is translated from the coding sequence ATGAGCACCGTAGCGAGTCAGGCGTTCGGCGCTTCGAAGGTCGAGCGCAAGGGCAACATCATCGTCAAGTGGATCACCTCCACCGACCACAAGATCATCGGGTACCTGTACCTGATCACCTCGTTCATCTACTTCTGCATCGGCGGCGTGATGGCGCTCGTCATCCGCGCGCAGCTCTTCGAGCCCGGTCTCGAGATCGTGCAGACCCGTGAGCAGTACAACCAGCTGTTCACGATGCACGGCACGATCATGCTGCTCATGTTCGCCACCCCGCTGTTCGCGGGCTTCGCGAACGTCCTCATGCCGCTGCAGATCGGCGCGCCCGACGTCGCATTCCCGCGACTCAACGCGTTCGCGTACTGGCTGTTCAACTTCGGCTCGCTCATGGCGGTCGCCGGCTTCTTCACGCCGCAGGGCGCCGCGTCGTTCGGCTGGTTCGCCTATCAACCGCTCGCCTCGACGACGTTCTCGCCGGGCGTCGGCGGCAACCTCTGGATGCTCGGCCTCGGCCTCTCGGGCTTCGGCACCATCCTGGGCGCGGTGAACTTCATCACGACGATCATCACGATGCGCGCACCCGGCATGACGATGTTCCGGATGCCGATCTTCACGTGGAACACTCTCGTGACGTCGATCCTCGTACTCATGGCGTTCCCGGTCCTCGCGGCCGCGATCCTCGCCGCCGGCGCCGACCGCGTCTTCGGTGCGCACGTCTACGACCCCGCCAACGGCGGCGTCCTGCTCTGGCAGCACCTGTTCTGGTTCTTCGGCCACCCCGAGGTGTACATCATCGCCCTGCCGTTCTTCGGCATCGTGTCCGAGATCTTCCCCGTCTTCAGCCGCAAGCCGATCTTCGGGTACAAGACCCTCATCTACGCGACCATCGCGATCGCGGCCCTCTCGGTCACGGTGTGGGCGCACCACATGTACGTCACGGGCTCGGTCCTGCTTCCGTTCTTCGCATTCATGACGATGCTCATCGCCGTTCCGACAGGCGTGAAGATCTTCAACTGGATCGGCACGATGTGGCGCGGCTCGATCACGTTCGAGACGCCCATCATCTGGGCGATCGGCTTCCTCATCACGTTCACCTTCGGAGGGCTGACGGGCGTCATCCTCGCTTCGCCGCCGCTCGACTTCCACGTGTCCGACACCTACTTCGTGGTCGCCCACTTCCACTACGTCGTCTTCGGCACCGTCGTGTTCGCGATGTTCGCCGGGTTCTACTTCTGGTGGCCGAAGTGGACGGGCAAGCTCCTCAACGAGACCCTCGGCAAGTGGCACTTCTGGCTGCTCTTCATCGGCTTCCACACGACGTTCCTCATCCAGCACTGGCTGGGCGTCGTCGCCATGCCGCGCCGGTACTACTCGTACCTGCCCGAAGACAACATCACGTGGATGAACCAGGTGTCGACGATCGGTGCGGGCATCCTCGCCGTCTCGCTCATCCCGTTCTTCCTCAACGTGTACATCACAGCTCGCCGTGCGCCGAAGGTCACGGTGAACGACCCGTGGGGCTACGGCCGTTCGCTCGAGTGGGCGACGAGCTGCCCGCCGCCTCGCCACAACTTCACGTCGATCCCGCGCATCCGTTCGGAGGCTCCGGCGTTCGACCTGAACCACCCCGAAGCGGGCATCCCCGTGGGCGTCGGCCCGCTCAAGGACGCGCCCGACGCACCCGTGTACGACGCCGCGACGAAGGAAACCAAGTAG
- the glpK gene encoding glycerol kinase GlpK — protein MADYILAIDQGTTSTRAIIFDKKGSIVSTGQLEHEQIFPKPGWVEHDPLEIWNNAREVIGQALGRADITRHDIAAVGITNQRETAVVWDKNTGQPVYNAIVWQDTRTQDIVDRLAADGGVERFKQDVGLPLATYFSGTKIVWILENVEGAREKAEAGDLLFGTTDCWVLWNLTGGVEGGVHATDVTNASRTLFMDLETLSWRDDILETFGVPKSMLPEIRSSSEVYGTVEPSSLLREVPVAGILGDQQAATFGQAAFDPGESKNTYGTGNFLIFNTGTEIVHSKNGLLTTLGYKLGDDAPHYALEGSIAVTGSLIQWLRDNLGLISSAPEVEELAKSVEDNGGAYFVPAFSGLFAPYWRPDARGALVGLTRYVNKGHIARAALEATAFQTREVLDAVNADSGVELTELKVDGGMIANNTLMQFQADILGVPVVRPVVAETTALGAAYAAGLAVGFWENLDDLRANWQEDSRWTPQLAEDERERQLRLWKKAVTKTLDWVDEDVR, from the coding sequence ATGGCCGACTACATCCTGGCGATCGACCAGGGAACCACCAGCACGCGAGCGATCATCTTCGACAAGAAGGGGTCGATCGTCTCCACCGGTCAGCTCGAGCACGAGCAGATCTTCCCGAAGCCCGGCTGGGTCGAGCACGACCCGCTCGAGATCTGGAACAACGCCCGCGAAGTCATCGGGCAGGCGCTCGGACGCGCCGACATCACGCGCCATGACATCGCCGCCGTGGGCATCACGAACCAGCGCGAGACCGCCGTCGTGTGGGACAAGAACACCGGGCAACCCGTCTACAACGCGATCGTCTGGCAAGACACCCGCACACAGGACATCGTCGACCGCCTCGCCGCCGACGGCGGCGTCGAGCGGTTCAAGCAAGACGTCGGCCTTCCGCTCGCGACGTACTTCTCGGGCACGAAGATCGTCTGGATCCTCGAGAACGTCGAGGGTGCGCGCGAGAAGGCCGAGGCGGGCGACCTGCTCTTCGGCACCACCGACTGCTGGGTGCTCTGGAACCTGACGGGCGGCGTCGAAGGCGGCGTGCACGCGACGGATGTCACGAACGCGAGCCGCACGCTCTTCATGGATCTCGAGACGCTCTCGTGGCGCGACGACATCCTCGAGACGTTCGGCGTGCCGAAGTCGATGCTCCCCGAGATCCGCTCCTCCTCCGAGGTGTACGGCACGGTCGAGCCGTCGAGCCTGCTCCGCGAGGTTCCCGTCGCGGGCATCCTCGGCGACCAGCAGGCGGCGACGTTCGGTCAGGCGGCGTTCGATCCGGGCGAGTCGAAGAACACGTACGGCACGGGCAACTTCCTGATCTTCAACACGGGCACCGAGATCGTCCACTCGAAGAACGGACTGCTCACGACCCTCGGGTACAAGCTCGGCGACGACGCGCCGCACTATGCACTCGAGGGCTCGATCGCCGTGACCGGTTCGCTCATCCAGTGGCTGCGCGACAACCTGGGGCTCATCTCGAGCGCCCCCGAAGTCGAGGAGCTCGCGAAATCGGTCGAGGACAACGGCGGCGCGTACTTCGTGCCGGCGTTCTCCGGCCTCTTCGCGCCGTACTGGCGTCCCGACGCGCGCGGCGCGCTCGTCGGCCTCACGCGGTACGTCAACAAGGGCCACATCGCCCGTGCGGCGCTCGAGGCGACCGCGTTCCAGACGCGAGAGGTGCTCGACGCGGTGAACGCCGACTCGGGCGTCGAGCTCACCGAGCTCAAGGTCGACGGCGGCATGATCGCGAACAACACGCTCATGCAGTTCCAGGCCGACATCCTGGGCGTCCCGGTCGTCCGTCCGGTCGTCGCCGAGACGACGGCGCTCGGCGCCGCATATGCGGCGGGCCTCGCGGTCGGGTTCTGGGAGAACCTCGACGACCTCCGCGCCAACTGGCAGGAGGACAGCCGCTGGACGCCCCAGCTCGCCGAGGACGAGCGTGAGCGCCAGCTGCGCCTGTGGAAGAAGGCCGTCACGAAGACCCTCGACTGGGTCGACGAGGACGTGCGCTGA
- a CDS encoding cytochrome c oxidase subunit 3, translating to MTSTSLTSQASAPLIKRPNTVAVGTIVWLGSEVMFFAGLFAIYFTLRSMSPELWEAETSLLNFPFSLTNTIILVLSSFTCQFGVFAAERMQPYGTGWKPTQWGMVEWFFLTFVMGAIFVAGQVWEYASLVSEGISIDSNSYGSAFYLTTGFHGLHVTGGLIAFLLVIGRVFAVKNFGHKEATSAIVVSYYWHFVDVVWIGLFLVIYVLK from the coding sequence GTGACGAGCACCTCATTGACTTCACAGGCGAGTGCGCCATTGATCAAGCGTCCCAACACCGTGGCGGTTGGCACGATCGTCTGGCTCGGCAGCGAGGTGATGTTCTTCGCCGGCCTGTTCGCGATCTACTTCACGCTCCGGTCGATGTCTCCCGAACTCTGGGAGGCCGAGACTTCGCTGCTGAACTTCCCGTTCTCGCTGACGAACACGATCATCCTCGTGCTCTCGAGCTTCACGTGCCAGTTCGGCGTCTTCGCCGCCGAGCGCATGCAGCCGTACGGCACCGGGTGGAAGCCCACGCAGTGGGGCATGGTCGAGTGGTTCTTCCTCACCTTCGTCATGGGCGCGATCTTCGTCGCCGGCCAGGTCTGGGAGTATGCCTCGCTCGTCTCCGAGGGCATCTCGATCGACTCGAACTCGTACGGTTCGGCGTTCTACCTCACGACCGGCTTCCACGGCCTCCACGTCACGGGCGGCCTCATCGCGTTCCTGCTCGTCATCGGCCGTGTCTTCGCGGTCAAGAACTTCGGGCACAAAGAGGCCACGAGCGCGATCGTCGTCTCGTACTACTGGCACTTCGTCGACGTCGTCTGGATCGGCCTGTTCCTCGTCATCTACGTCCTCAAGTAA
- the trpD gene encoding anthranilate phosphoribosyltransferase, translating into MTSLQSWPAVIDSLLLGEDLSVSDAEWAMEQVMTGQATDAQLAGFLVALRLKGETVDEIVGFRDAILEHAMPLDVDPMALDIVGTGGDRFGTVNVSTTASIIAAASGVPVLKHGNKAASSASGSSDVLAALGIDLGLAPERVAEVYERTGIGFVFASAFHPGFKHAGPVRAQLGVPTVFNFLGPLCNPARPEASAVGVAHLDRVPLVVGVFQTRGATALVFRGDDGLDELTTTGHSHIWEISRGTVKEHDLDPRDLGIERASIDDLKGGDAAHNAQIVRDVLSGARGPIRDIVVLNAAAGLVSFELAKDPTQIQRTLLDRFRDKMAVAEEALDSGKAIAKLDEWVAATNG; encoded by the coding sequence ATGACTTCTCTCCAATCCTGGCCCGCCGTCATCGATTCGCTCCTCCTCGGCGAAGACCTGAGCGTGTCGGACGCCGAGTGGGCGATGGAACAGGTCATGACCGGTCAGGCGACCGACGCGCAACTCGCCGGATTCCTCGTCGCGCTGCGACTCAAGGGCGAGACGGTCGACGAGATCGTCGGCTTCCGCGACGCGATCCTCGAGCATGCGATGCCCCTCGACGTCGACCCGATGGCGCTCGACATCGTCGGTACGGGCGGTGACCGGTTCGGCACGGTCAACGTGTCGACGACCGCCTCGATCATCGCCGCGGCCTCGGGCGTTCCCGTGCTCAAGCATGGCAACAAGGCCGCGAGCAGTGCATCCGGCTCGTCGGATGTGCTCGCAGCGCTCGGCATCGACCTCGGGCTCGCGCCCGAGCGCGTCGCCGAGGTGTACGAGCGCACGGGCATCGGCTTCGTGTTCGCGTCGGCCTTCCACCCGGGCTTCAAGCACGCCGGCCCCGTTCGCGCCCAGCTCGGCGTGCCGACGGTGTTCAACTTCCTCGGCCCGCTGTGCAATCCGGCGCGCCCCGAAGCATCCGCCGTGGGCGTCGCCCACCTCGACCGCGTGCCGCTCGTCGTCGGCGTCTTCCAGACGCGCGGCGCGACGGCCCTCGTGTTCCGCGGCGACGACGGCCTCGACGAACTCACGACGACCGGTCACAGCCACATCTGGGAGATCTCGCGCGGCACGGTCAAGGAGCACGACCTCGACCCGCGCGACCTCGGCATCGAGCGCGCGTCGATCGACGATCTGAAGGGCGGCGATGCCGCCCACAACGCGCAGATCGTGCGCGACGTCCTCTCGGGCGCCCGCGGGCCGATCCGCGACATCGTCGTGCTCAACGCCGCCGCCGGGCTCGTCTCGTTCGAGCTCGCGAAGGACCCCACGCAGATCCAGCGCACGCTGCTCGACCGCTTCCGCGACAAGATGGCGGTCGCCGAAGAGGCGCTCGACTCGGGAAAGGCCATCGCCAAACTCGACGAGTGGGTCGCGGCGACGAACGGCTGA
- a CDS encoding cytochrome c oxidase subunit 4: MRANIILFWILAVFCTAAAAAYAIWTAAAGIEPHGGPEWVGTIAVSLTAILSAFIAFYLGRVQSAQGGVLPEDRLDANIDDGDAELGFFSPWSWWPIVLAGAAALGFLGLAVGFWISFIAIPIVVIALVGWVYEYYRGNFAR; the protein is encoded by the coding sequence ATGCGCGCCAACATCATCCTCTTCTGGATCCTGGCGGTCTTCTGCACCGCTGCCGCGGCCGCGTACGCCATCTGGACGGCAGCAGCGGGCATCGAGCCCCATGGCGGGCCTGAGTGGGTCGGCACGATCGCGGTGTCGCTCACGGCCATCCTGAGCGCGTTCATCGCGTTCTACCTCGGCCGCGTGCAGAGCGCCCAGGGCGGCGTGCTTCCCGAAGACCGTCTCGACGCCAACATCGACGACGGCGACGCGGAGCTCGGCTTCTTCAGCCCCTGGAGCTGGTGGCCCATCGTGCTCGCCGGCGCCGCGGCGCTCGGTTTCCTCGGCCTCGCGGTCGGCTTCTGGATCTCGTTCATCGCGATCCCGATCGTCGTCATCGCGCTCGTGGGCTGGGTCTACGAGTACTATCGGGGCAACTTCGCCCGCTGA
- a CDS encoding cytochrome c, whose translation MSVNRKKPMNRQKRRTGRRHPLATVALLALGLVFTGGAYAAFSSGTAQAEVDPTSQSTIEEGKKLFQANCATCHGLSAEGTGTGPSLIGVGAAAVDFQVGTGRMPMQMQGPQAQQKPVQFTDEQVKQLAYYVASLGPGPDIPADHLVNGGGDAANGAELFRINCAMCHNVAGAGGALTEGKFAPPLTETTGVHIYEAMVTGPQNMPVFNDLNISPEDKRDIITYLKYVQDNRSPGGFELGNLGPVAEGLFIWIFGLGAIVAITVWITAKSN comes from the coding sequence ATGTCCGTCAACAGGAAGAAGCCCATGAACCGCCAGAAGCGACGCACCGGACGCCGGCACCCGCTCGCCACCGTCGCGCTGCTCGCACTCGGCCTCGTCTTCACGGGCGGCGCCTACGCAGCGTTCAGCTCGGGCACCGCGCAGGCTGAGGTCGACCCGACGTCGCAGTCGACGATCGAAGAGGGCAAGAAGCTGTTCCAGGCGAACTGCGCCACCTGCCACGGCCTCTCGGCCGAGGGCACCGGCACGGGCCCGAGCCTCATCGGCGTCGGCGCCGCCGCGGTCGACTTCCAGGTCGGCACCGGCCGCATGCCGATGCAGATGCAGGGTCCGCAGGCGCAGCAGAAGCCCGTGCAGTTCACCGACGAGCAGGTCAAGCAGCTCGCCTACTACGTCGCCTCTCTCGGTCCCGGCCCCGACATCCCCGCCGACCACCTCGTCAACGGCGGCGGCGACGCGGCCAACGGCGCCGAACTCTTCCGCATCAACTGCGCGATGTGCCACAACGTCGCCGGCGCGGGCGGCGCGCTCACCGAGGGCAAGTTCGCTCCCCCGCTCACCGAGACCACCGGTGTGCACATCTATGAGGCGATGGTCACGGGCCCGCAGAACATGCCCGTCTTCAACGACCTGAACATCTCGCCCGAAGACAAGCGCGACATCATCACCTACCTCAAGTACGTGCAGGACAACCGCTCGCCCGGCGGGTTCGAACTCGGCAACCTCGGCCCCGTCGCAGAGGGCCTGTTCATCTGGATCTTCGGCCTCGGCGCGATCGTCGCGATCACCGTGTGGATCACGGCGAAGTCCAACTAA
- the coxB gene encoding cytochrome c oxidase subunit II: protein MRHNRRLRWAAIPIAATLSLVLAGCTQAQLHGFLPGFQEGEPPVTNHTERVAGLWVTSWIVLLVVGIITWGLTIWAVIAYRRRRGQTGLPVQLRYNMPIEVFYTIVPLILVLGFFAFTARDQQAIEERFAADDIDVKVEVIAKQWAWDFNYVNEDVYSPGIQGQLDEEGPAGSVVQSELPTLVLPVNANVEFELESRDVIHSFWVVDFLYKKDMYPGKTNYMSLTTEREGTYAGKCAELCGEYHSLMLFNVKVVSQAEYDAYIESLRDKGQVGQLSNEYDRNQNLPGTGAPELKEEHEAE, encoded by the coding sequence GTGCGCCACAATCGCCGACTCCGATGGGCTGCAATCCCGATCGCAGCGACACTCAGTCTTGTGCTCGCAGGTTGCACGCAGGCTCAGCTCCACGGCTTCCTCCCCGGATTCCAAGAGGGCGAGCCTCCCGTCACCAACCACACCGAGCGCGTCGCCGGCCTCTGGGTGACCTCCTGGATCGTCCTCCTCGTCGTCGGCATCATCACGTGGGGCCTCACGATCTGGGCGGTCATCGCGTACCGCCGCCGTCGCGGCCAGACCGGCCTCCCCGTGCAGCTGCGCTACAACATGCCGATCGAAGTCTTCTACACGATCGTCCCGCTCATCCTCGTGCTCGGCTTCTTCGCCTTCACGGCCCGCGACCAGCAGGCGATTGAAGAGCGCTTCGCCGCCGACGACATCGACGTCAAAGTCGAGGTCATCGCCAAGCAGTGGGCGTGGGACTTCAACTACGTCAACGAAGACGTCTACTCGCCCGGCATCCAGGGCCAGCTCGACGAAGAGGGCCCCGCGGGCTCAGTCGTCCAGTCCGAGCTTCCGACGCTCGTCCTCCCGGTCAATGCCAACGTCGAGTTCGAGCTCGAGTCGCGCGATGTCATCCACTCCTTCTGGGTCGTCGACTTCCTCTACAAGAAAGACATGTACCCGGGCAAGACCAACTACATGTCGCTCACCACCGAGCGCGAGGGCACGTACGCCGGCAAGTGCGCCGAGCTGTGCGGCGAGTACCACTCGCTGATGCTCTTCAACGTCAAGGTCGTTTCGCAGGCCGAGTACGACGCCTACATCGAGTCGCTCCGCGACAAGGGTCAGGTCGGTCAGCTCTCGAACGAGTACGACCGCAACCAGAACCTGCCCGGCACGGGCGCACCCGAGCTGAAAGAGGAGCACGAAGCCGAATGA
- a CDS encoding putative RNA methyltransferase → MSIDSTWLRCPNCFSDLGPVGASTYGCANGHRFDRARQGYLTLLPPRAPKTVGDDGPMLAARAAFLESGAYAPIAAGIVDAVRHAHPASPAGRRPPGAELSVADLGCGTGYYSRVLVEALAASSIDSRVLLADRSPDAVRLAHRSAATSAQTDVTGVVLDLWRPLPLRDGVADIALDVFAPRNPAEYARILRPGGALIVAVPTSSHLRELRAAGSLLEIPDGKDQRVVEQFEPHGFRLAARERVEFEFAADAVRREQIAAMGPSAHHRGDADPSGLDSASNPAQTDSEDVDVITAAVDILTLVRG, encoded by the coding sequence ATGTCGATCGATTCGACGTGGCTCCGGTGCCCGAACTGTTTCTCAGACCTCGGTCCCGTCGGGGCGTCGACGTACGGGTGCGCCAACGGGCATCGCTTCGACCGCGCCCGCCAGGGCTATCTGACGCTGCTTCCGCCGCGTGCGCCGAAGACCGTGGGCGACGACGGCCCGATGCTCGCCGCGCGGGCCGCGTTCCTCGAGAGCGGGGCCTACGCGCCGATCGCCGCTGGCATCGTCGACGCGGTGCGCCACGCGCACCCCGCTTCCCCGGCCGGCCGCCGCCCGCCCGGCGCCGAGTTGTCGGTGGCGGATCTCGGCTGCGGCACCGGCTACTACTCACGCGTGCTCGTCGAAGCACTCGCAGCGTCCTCCATCGACTCGCGCGTGCTGCTCGCCGACCGCTCCCCCGATGCCGTTCGCCTCGCACACCGCTCCGCGGCGACGAGCGCCCAGACCGACGTCACCGGTGTCGTCCTCGACCTCTGGCGTCCGCTCCCCCTCCGCGACGGCGTCGCGGACATCGCACTCGACGTCTTCGCTCCGCGGAACCCCGCGGAGTATGCACGGATTCTTCGTCCCGGCGGAGCCTTGATCGTCGCCGTGCCGACTTCGTCGCACCTCCGTGAGCTCCGTGCCGCGGGCTCCCTGCTCGAGATCCCCGACGGTAAGGACCAACGGGTCGTCGAGCAGTTCGAACCGCACGGGTTCAGACTCGCGGCGCGCGAACGCGTCGAGTTCGAGTTCGCGGCAGATGCCGTACGCCGCGAACAGATCGCCGCTATGGGACCGTCGGCGCATCATCGCGGCGACGCCGACCCGAGTGGCCTCGATTCGGCCTCAAACCCGGCTCAGACCGATTCTGAAGATGTCGACGTGATCACGGCCGCGGTCGACATCCTGACGCTCGTACGAGGCTGA
- a CDS encoding cytochrome b, with product MSTATTNAPQKRSFTAAASVYVNERTSIAGFVKELGRKAFPDHWSFLLGEVALFAFVVVLISGTFLTFFFQASQAEVHYDGSFVPLKGVEMSVAMASTLDISFDIRGGLFVRQMHHWAALLFVAAIGLHMLRIFFTGAFRKPREFNWVIGFTLFILAMGEGFTGYSLPDDLLSGNGLRIIDGLIKGIPLIGTWFSFLLFGGEFPGTAIVGRLYTLHILLLPALVVALIALHLVFVVVHKHTQYAAPGKTQQNAVGPPILPIYAAKAGGFFFIIFGIIALIASMFTINPIWNYGPYDPSPVSAGTQPDWYIGFADGALRLIPPGWEFVWLDRTWSFNILVPLIAIGIFIVLVVLYPFIEAWITGDKREHHIADRPRNAPTRTAIGAAGVTFYAGLWAAASSDILATHFRLTMEGVIHALQAVVILGPFVAYFITKRVALALQKKDREIVLHGYESGRIVKLPGGEFIEVHQPLDEYDRWRLVSFDSYAPLMIRPNARGKIPAGQHFRAALSRWFFEDRIAPVTKGELEASHGDEHH from the coding sequence TTGAGCACCGCAACCACCAACGCCCCGCAGAAGCGGTCGTTCACGGCGGCAGCATCCGTCTACGTCAACGAACGCACGAGCATCGCCGGCTTCGTCAAGGAGCTCGGCCGCAAGGCCTTCCCCGACCACTGGTCGTTCCTCCTCGGTGAGGTCGCGCTCTTCGCGTTCGTCGTCGTGCTCATCTCGGGCACCTTCCTGACGTTCTTCTTCCAGGCCTCGCAGGCCGAAGTGCACTACGACGGTTCGTTCGTGCCCCTCAAGGGCGTCGAGATGTCGGTCGCGATGGCGTCGACGCTCGACATCTCGTTCGACATCCGCGGCGGCCTCTTCGTGCGCCAGATGCACCACTGGGCGGCTCTGCTCTTCGTGGCGGCCATCGGCCTGCACATGCTCCGCATCTTCTTCACGGGTGCGTTCCGCAAGCCGCGCGAGTTCAACTGGGTGATCGGCTTCACGCTCTTCATCCTCGCGATGGGCGAAGGCTTCACGGGCTACTCCCTCCCCGACGACCTGCTGTCGGGCAACGGCCTCCGCATCATCGACGGCCTCATCAAGGGCATCCCGCTCATCGGCACGTGGTTCTCGTTCCTGCTCTTCGGCGGCGAGTTCCCGGGCACCGCGATCGTGGGCCGTCTCTACACGCTCCACATCCTGCTGCTGCCTGCTCTCGTGGTCGCGCTCATCGCGCTCCACCTCGTGTTCGTCGTGGTGCACAAGCACACGCAGTACGCGGCACCCGGCAAGACGCAGCAGAACGCGGTGGGCCCGCCCATCCTGCCGATCTACGCGGCGAAGGCCGGTGGGTTCTTCTTCATCATCTTCGGCATCATCGCGCTCATCGCCTCGATGTTCACGATCAACCCGATCTGGAACTACGGTCCCTACGACCCGTCCCCCGTTTCGGCCGGCACCCAGCCCGACTGGTACATCGGCTTCGCCGACGGCGCCCTTCGCCTCATCCCGCCGGGCTGGGAGTTCGTGTGGCTCGACCGCACGTGGTCGTTCAACATCCTCGTCCCGCTCATCGCGATCGGCATCTTCATCGTGCTCGTGGTCCTGTACCCGTTCATCGAAGCGTGGATCACCGGAGACAAGCGCGAACACCACATCGCCGACCGTCCGCGCAACGCTCCGACCCGCACGGCGATCGGTGCCGCCGGCGTCACGTTCTACGCGGGCCTCTGGGCCGCGGCGAGCTCCGACATCCTCGCGACCCACTTCCGTCTCACGATGGAGGGCGTCATCCACGCGCTCCAGGCGGTCGTCATCCTCGGCCCGTTCGTCGCGTACTTCATCACCAAGCGCGTCGCACTTGCACTGCAGAAGAAGGACCGCGAGATCGTCCTCCACGGGTACGAGTCGGGTCGCATCGTGAAGCTGCCCGGTGGCGAGTTCATCGAGGTCCACCAGCCGCTCGACGAGTACGACCGCTGGCGCCTCGTGAGCTTCGACAGCTACGCACCGCTCATGATCCGTCCGAACGCCCGCGGCAAGATCCCCGCCGGCCAGCACTTCCGTGCGGCGCTCTCGCGGTGGTTCTTCGAAGACCGCATCGCGCCGGTCACGAAGGGCGAGCTCGAGGCCTCGCACGGCGACGAGCACCACTGA